In Chloroflexia bacterium SDU3-3, the genomic stretch TGCAGGTGCGCTACGCCGAGACCGACGCGATGGGGATCGTTCACCATTCGAGCTATGTGGTCTGGCTAGAGGTGGGGCGCACCGAGCTGATGCGCGCGCGCGGGCTGAGCTACCGCGAGTTCGAGGAGCGCGGCCTGCTGATCGTGCTGAGCGACCTGCAGGTGCGCTACCACGCCCCGGCAAAATACGATGATACCGTTACCATACACACCAGCCCCTCCGACGTGCGCAGCCGCCAGTTTAGCTTCGACTATGTCGGCAGCCACGCCGCCAGCG encodes the following:
- a CDS encoding acyl-CoA thioesterase → MERLQTYVESQVQVRYAETDAMGIVHHSSYVVWLEVGRTELMRARGLSYREFEERGLLIVLSDLQVRYHAPAKYDDTVTIHTSPSDVRSRQFSFDYVGSHAASGARLFSARTTHMVIDRETRRPVRLPEYLLELLG